In Flavobacterium sp. GSB-24, the genomic window AGCTTTGAATACAGATATTTCACTTTCAAAAAAATCTGATTCGTTATATTGCAGACTCGCTTTGCTTAATAAGGTTTTTGCCAAATTATATTGATCGTTAATCTGCAAATAAATCTTCTGCGCTAGAAAATAATTTCTGAAAGCACTATCAGAAATCACTTTTGAACCATAATAATCCCCTAGGTAGATATATGCTTTGGCAATACTTGCCGAATCTTTACTGCTTATGGACCTATCTAAAACCAGTTGTGAAATTGCATGATATGATTTAAAATCATTCATATTATAATACCTATTGGCAATCTTAAACAAATTAACCCTGTTAATGGAGTCGTTTTTTTGTTTAACTACTATAGAAAATGCCTTCTGAGCATATTTTTGTTTAAGGTCATAATTTATCTGAATATCATTTGACAATGACAAATAAACGGGAAGGCTATCCTGCACTGAAGTTAGTTCCTTTGATTTTTTCTTTTGGGTACAACCTGAAAAAATCAACAATAAAAACAATAATATTGGAAAATATCTTTTCAATGCAAATTTTTAATTTTACCAAAAATACTAAAACTATAAACATAAAAAAAGGCTGCCAAAAATTGACAGCCTAAAAGACTTTGCAAATATTTTTTTAATTAGTCTATTTTCTTAGAATCACCAAAAGATTGGTTGATTTTAGCAAAACCTAATTCGTTGTTTTTAACTACTATCTTATTATTAGCAATACGTGGATCTTGTTTTCTTCCTCCTCCAGTAGAACCATCTACAGGAGAAACTACGCCTAACTTTTCATTAGAAAAAGTTGTCGAAGTTGGTAATACAAAAGAAGTTGCAACTATTGCTAATGAGAATAATCCGAATGTCAAAGCTGTTTTTTTCATGACCTGAGGTTTTTTAATGTTTGTCTAATTTTTGGAGAATGAATCACAATTGCTGTGAATCAGAGTGTAAAACTAACACCAGAATCGAAAAAAATTTGTATAAAAAATTGAGTTTGTGGTAGATCATACCCAATTGATAGTCAACGGATAGCAAATCTGTGTAAACATCTGGTTTTTAGATTTCTAAGTAATTTCCTGCAGCAAAATCAGCAATTATCAAGTCGACATTTGCTTTGTATGTTTTAGAAAAAGGAATCTTTTTGGAGGAGTTTTTTATGTAACAGATTGAGTTTCCGCTATGAATTCTCGAAATGTAATTTCTATTAATTACATAACTATTATGAATACGAATAAAAGGATACGTTAAAACACTTTCAAAATGCTTTAACGTTTTAAATGCTGTAATCATTTCGCCAGTATTCAAATAAATATCGGTCGAATTATTATCTGCCTGAAAGTAACAGATGTCAGCAGCGTTTAAATATCGATAATCTCCATACGATTTGATACAAATTGTTAGTGGCTTTTCGACGTTTTGAGGAATCGTTACATTATTTACATTGTCAATTACAATAGAAGTTGGTTCTTCTATAAAAGGCGGAGTTTTTGACTCTAAATTTGCTTTTTTAAGCTTCAAAGCTGTCTTTAGGAGGTCTAGGTGGGCAACAGGTTTTAAAAGATAATCAAATACATTATATTGAATGGCTTCAAAAGCCTTGTCTTTTTGATTAGTGGTAACGATAATTTTGGGAATTTCTTGAAAAAATCGATGCAGCTCGCTGATAAAAGCAAGAGATAATTGGCTTGATAAATCTTTAGGTTCAATTTCTAGGAAAACCAAAGCAGGTTTATGTTCTAAAATCAAATTTAAACCATCTTGAAAATTTGACGCCGATGCGGTAAAAGATAATTCTGAAAAACCTGCAGCGGTTGTTTTGGTTTTCAAAACACTTTCAGCATCATCGTCAATTATGATATACGAATACTTCTTCAATTTTTGGTTTTGTTGATTTTCTTACTTCGCAGTCATACTCAAAAAAATTCGATTTGATGTAATGAAGAAAAGTTTGGTTTTGGCATTTATCCGCATTTAAAATTACGGATTTAAATATTTTAATCATTTCATTGTTAACACATTACACCAAAATGTTGATACATAAAGTTGAAATGCAAAAAAGATCGATAAAATACCTGTTTTTTAAAATCAAAAATCCCAAATTCTCCCGAGGTTTCGGGACGGAATTTGGGATCTAGAGTATAACATGTAAAGATTACATTTTCATTAACCAGTTTTTCATCGAAACTTCATTTTCAATAATAGCTCTTAATTCAGTAATTTTTACACGATCTTGTTTCATAGTATCTCTATGACGAATTGTTACTGTTTCGTCTTCAAGCGTCTGGTGATCTACTGTAATACAGAATGGCGTTCCTAAAGCATCTTGTCTTCTGTAACGACGTCCTACAGCATCTTTCTCATCATATGCCACATTAAAATCCCATTTCAAATCTTCGATAATTTTTCTCGAAACTTCTGGCAGACCATCTTTTTTAACCAATGGTAATACCGCTGCTTTAGTTGGCGCTAAAACTGACGGCAATTTTAAAACTGTTCTTGTAGAACCGTCTTCTAATGTTTCTTCTTTTAGTGAAGTTGCAAAAACAGCCAAGAACATACGATCTAAACCAACAGATGTTTCTACTACATAAGGAACATAGTTTTCGTTTAGTTCAGGATCGAAATATTGTAATTTTCGTCCAGAATATTCTTCGTGAGCTTTTAAATCGAAATCTGTACGAGAGTGAATTCCTTCCAATTCTTTAAATCCGAATGGGAAATTAAATTCGATATCCGCTGCTGCATTTGCGTAGTGCGCTAATTTTTCGTGATCGTGAAAACGGTAATTTTCTTTTCCTAATCCTAAAGATAAATGCCATTTCAAACGAGTTTC contains:
- a CDS encoding LytTR family transcriptional regulator DNA-binding domain-containing protein; this translates as MKKYSYIIIDDDAESVLKTKTTAAGFSELSFTASASNFQDGLNLILEHKPALVFLEIEPKDLSSQLSLAFISELHRFFQEIPKIIVTTNQKDKAFEAIQYNVFDYLLKPVAHLDLLKTALKLKKANLESKTPPFIEEPTSIVIDNVNNVTIPQNVEKPLTICIKSYGDYRYLNAADICYFQADNNSTDIYLNTGEMITAFKTLKHFESVLTYPFIRIHNSYVINRNYISRIHSGNSICYIKNSSKKIPFSKTYKANVDLIIADFAAGNYLEI